A single genomic interval of Candidatus Baltobacteraceae bacterium harbors:
- a CDS encoding NAD(P)-binding domain-containing protein, translating to MDIGIIGAGNIGGTLVRRLTKLGHHVKVANSRGPETLADLARETGASAVDVRDAVRDVKVIVVSIPMKHVPDLPKGLFANVDARVAVIDTSNYYPRQRDGRIDAIEKGMAESRWVEQQIGHPVIKAFNNIYAEHLYEEGRPSGAPGRIALPIAGDDAHAKMVVIDLVDQLGFDPVDAGGLEDSWRQQPGTPVYARDFDTAGVRSALAHATRERTPEWRASDASPGSYEEPK from the coding sequence ATGGACATCGGGATCATCGGCGCCGGAAACATCGGCGGCACGCTGGTACGACGTTTAACTAAGCTCGGGCATCACGTGAAGGTCGCGAACTCGCGCGGCCCGGAGACGCTTGCCGATCTCGCGCGCGAAACCGGCGCGAGCGCGGTCGACGTGCGCGACGCGGTGCGCGACGTTAAGGTCATCGTGGTGTCGATTCCGATGAAACACGTGCCGGACTTGCCGAAAGGCTTGTTCGCGAATGTCGACGCGCGCGTCGCGGTGATCGATACGTCGAATTATTATCCGCGCCAGCGCGACGGGCGCATCGACGCGATCGAAAAGGGGATGGCCGAGAGCCGGTGGGTGGAGCAGCAAATCGGGCATCCCGTGATCAAGGCGTTCAACAACATCTATGCCGAGCACTTATACGAAGAGGGACGGCCGTCGGGTGCGCCCGGCCGGATTGCGCTTCCGATTGCCGGCGACGACGCGCACGCGAAGATGGTCGTCATCGATCTCGTCGATCAGCTCGGCTTCGATCCGGTCGATGCCGGCGGCCTCGAGGATTCGTGGCGACAACAACCCGGCACGCCGGTGTATGCGCGCGACTTCGACACTGCCGGCGTCCGCAGCGCGCTCGCTCACGCAACGCGCGAACGCACACCCGAATGGCGCGCTAGCGACGCCAGCCCAGGTAGTTACGAGGAACCGAAGTAA